One window of Planktothrix tepida PCC 9214 genomic DNA carries:
- a CDS encoding Tn3 family transposase has protein sequence LQIQEHYTDTSGYTEQVFAMCHLLGFKFAPRMRDLPDKKLYTFESTSSDEVLSPLLGGKINVKLISESWDEILRLA, from the coding sequence TTGCAGATTCAGGAGCATTATACAGATACAAGCGGCTATACTGAGCAGGTGTTTGCTATGTGCCATCTGTTGGGGTTTAAATTTGCTCCACGAATGCGCGATTTACCTGATAAGAAACTTTACACTTTTGAGTCTACTTCTTCTGATGAGGTTTTATCACCTCTGTTAGGCGGGAAGATTAATGTGAAATTGATTTCTGAGTCTTGGGATGAGATTCTTCGGCTTGCTAG